Proteins from one Plodia interpunctella isolate USDA-ARS_2022_Savannah chromosome 7, ilPloInte3.2, whole genome shotgun sequence genomic window:
- the LOC128671564 gene encoding uncharacterized protein LOC128671564, producing MENESPATTTKKKRAQWTSQQMENAVKIVERGILSTYAAAARYNIPRRTLRNHLKSGSTTRKLGRSAILTTEQEAGLVRRIIRLADVGVPMTSKMLRVQAFSFCKIKKIPNTFNDAKNAAGKKWLRLFLKRHPELARRKAQMMNPARAQKLNKDIVTDHFSKYKSVLVKLGMEHKPESIYNIDEKNCRISLHHQQEVLTAKGRKRVHQIANEHAESVTVVGCGNAIGSAIPPMILFKGKRLKPEYQDNLPPGSLVKMTPKGSMTTETFIEFINHLNKYRTSGPCLLIFDGAKCHLDFTIVEEAEKCGITLYCLPSNTTHELQPMDKSVYRSFEHHWDQELIKYVSQHPERTVNKTSFNVILSQVWPKCMTITNISNGFRATGLYPYNPDAVPEEAFAPSALSELPIPTNSENMAVLSDEARQTGEQEISTANVEDSDGSGTDTENLPLSLLFKNNLNAETPHKIDNQSTTCEIHEFLPTPKFKVKATAPRKKSLNYRAQEVTKDLFGDKATNSTPQATVPSSRAEAVPGTSSMIMIDTKTPKSTSVTGRTSAQPAVAATRTASLTVDKLTGSKPKRHDKKSSWYCPACKEDRVDDMRQCLTCGVWYHELCVGLTSTDKIFYCSGDCLKKKLKKAD from the coding sequence ATGGAAAACGAATCACCAGCTACTAccacaaagaaaaaaagggCTCAGTGGACTTCGCAACAGATGGAAAACGCTGTAAAAATTGTAGAAAGGGGTATATTATCTACATATGCTGCTGCAGCTAGATACAACATCCCAAGAAGAACCCTACGCAACCATCTAAAGAGTGGTTCGACTACACGAAAACTAGGTCGGTCGGCTATATTGACTACAGAACAAGAAGCTGGACTTGTCAGAAGAATAATTCGTTTGGCTGATGTTGGAGTACCGATGACTTCAAAAATGTTGCGCGTACAGGCTTTCTCATTctgtaaaattaagaaaattccAAACACTTTCAATGATGCCAAAAATGCAGCGGGGAAAAAATGGTTGAGATTATTCCTCAAACGACACCCTGAATTAGCACGTCGTAAAGCACAGATGATGAATCCAGCTCGTGctcaaaaactaaataaagatattgttACAGATCACTTTTCCAAATACAAAAGCGTGCTGGTTAAACTTGGAATGGAACATAAACCTGAAAGCATTTACAACATTGATGAGAAAAATTGTCGCATATCTTTGCACCATCAGCAGGAAGTTCTGACAGCCAAAGGGAGAAAGAGAGTTCATCAAATAGCGAATGAGCACGCTGAAAGTGTGACTGTGGTAGGCTGCGGAAATGCTATAGGATCGGCTATTCCGCCAATGATACTATTTAAAGGCAAGCGACTAAAGCCAGAATACCAAGATAATTTACCACCAGGGTCTCTGGTGAAGATGACGCCAAAAGGAAGTATGACAACAGAAACATTCATAGAGTTTATTaatcatttgaataaatacagAACATCAGGGCCATGTCTCCTTATATTTGATGGTGCAAAATGCCACTTGGACTTTACTATTGTCGAGGAAGCTGAGAAATGTGGCATCACTTTATATTGTCTTCCGTCAAATACCACTCACGAATTACAGCCCATGGATAAATCCGTTTATCGTTCTTTTGAGCACCATTGGGACCAAGAGTTGATTAAATACGTCAGTCAGCATCCCGAACGAACCGTTAACAAGACAAGCTTCAATGTCATTCTCTCACAAGTATGGCCGAAATGTATGACTATTACCAATATCTCGAATGGGTTTCGCGCTACAGGGTTGTATCCATATAACCCAGATGCTGTACCTGAAGAGGCGTTTGCGCCCTCTGCGTTGTCAGAACTTCCAATACCTACAAACAGTGAGAATATGGCTGTCTTATCCGATGAAGCAAGACAAACGGGAGAACAAGAGATTTCAACTGCAAATGTGGAAGATTCAGATGGCTCAGGCACAGATACTGAGAATTTGCCACTGTCCTTGCTCTTTAAAAACAACCTGAATGCTGAAACTCCACATAAGATAGACAATCAATCCACCACGTGTGAGATTCATGAATTTTTACCAACTCCTAAGTTTAAAGTTAAAGCGACTGCTCCACGCAAGAAGTCTCTGAATTACAGGGCTCAAGAGGTAACAAAAGATTTGTTTGGTGACAAAGCTACGAATTCCACACCACAGGCTACTGTACCATCGTCAAGAGCAGAAGCTGTTCCGGGCACTTCTTCAATGATAATGATTGACACAAAGACACCAAAATCAACGTCAGTCACTGGCCGTACATCTGCACAACCTGCAGTCGCTGCAACGAGGACCGCTTCTTTGACAGTAGATAAGCTTACGGGATCAAAACCAAAACGTCACGATAAGAAATCTTCTTGGTACTGTCCAGCTTGTAAAGAAGATCGAGTTGATGATATGCGACAATGTCTTACTTGTGGCGTTTGGTATCATGAGCTGTGTGTTGGACTCACATcaactgataaaatattttactgttctggagattgtttaaaaaaaaagttgaaaaaggctgattaa